In the Myxococcus guangdongensis genome, one interval contains:
- a CDS encoding aminotransferase class I/II-fold pyridoxal phosphate-dependent enzyme: MRHEDFLALRGTWRAKRPELIDLAELNVYRSLAPAFAPIEPSTHAEAPYRCHLAERYLSHLGLEAGLKARTQVSHGVRRSLRALFGWLASRQARLGVPEDVYPVYQQLAEEAGAQVVRFSAREGLPVLEDCDALLLCEPLKPWGREPGREEAEQVEAWVRAEPGKRVLLIDSAYATPPTPWVLRLIQEELAFVLVSLSKGWLIPDHAGLCITPSRWREDMRAAFAPLPKDEGKLRIGYAALTEHAARPAEVRARLAEHARALDALTSRRPGLRASRCVGYFATSQCSFDALLEQGVLGVPASVFGGPEALSILSSLPVAPSTRAS, from the coding sequence ATGAGACACGAGGACTTCCTCGCGCTGCGAGGCACGTGGCGCGCGAAGCGGCCCGAGCTCATCGACCTGGCGGAGCTCAACGTCTACCGGAGCCTCGCGCCCGCCTTCGCCCCCATCGAACCGTCGACCCACGCGGAGGCTCCGTACCGGTGTCACCTCGCCGAGCGTTATCTCTCGCACCTCGGGCTCGAGGCGGGGCTCAAGGCGCGGACCCAGGTCAGTCACGGGGTGCGGCGCTCGCTGCGTGCGCTGTTCGGCTGGCTCGCGTCCCGGCAGGCGCGCCTCGGCGTCCCCGAGGATGTGTACCCGGTGTACCAGCAGCTCGCAGAGGAAGCAGGCGCCCAGGTCGTTCGCTTCTCCGCGCGCGAGGGCCTGCCCGTCCTCGAGGACTGCGACGCGCTCCTGCTGTGCGAGCCGCTCAAGCCCTGGGGCCGCGAGCCCGGACGCGAGGAGGCCGAGCAGGTGGAAGCGTGGGTTCGCGCCGAGCCGGGGAAGCGGGTGCTGCTCATCGACTCCGCGTACGCGACGCCCCCGACTCCGTGGGTCCTGCGGCTCATACAGGAGGAGCTCGCGTTCGTCCTCGTCTCCCTGTCGAAGGGCTGGCTCATCCCGGACCATGCGGGGCTGTGCATCACGCCGTCTCGGTGGCGCGAGGACATGCGCGCCGCCTTCGCGCCGCTGCCGAAGGACGAGGGCAAGCTGCGCATCGGCTACGCGGCCCTCACCGAACACGCAGCGCGTCCCGCCGAGGTCCGGGCACGCCTCGCCGAGCACGCGCGCGCCCTGGACGCCCTCACCTCCCGAAGGCCCGGGCTGAGGGCCTCGCGCTGTGTCGGTTACTTCGCCACGTCACAGTGCTCGTTTGACGCGCTGCTGGAGCAAGGTGTCCTCGGCGTGCCCGCGTCCGTCTTCGGTGGACCCGAGGCGCTGAGCATCCTGTCGAGCCTCCCCGTCGCACCCTCGACACGCGCGAGCTGA
- a CDS encoding radical SAM protein, whose product MSRPQRHRLLQGYPMAPVMEEAHVAHDPLHEFDVDPSRSLIIGVLPHTYCNPKVKGCGFCTFPHEKLANGPMRRTVEQVAIEIERTVRRHPSLKARTIDAVYFGGGTANLTPPEGFERLLSALGSAFDLRGAELTLEGVPRYFLLHDEALLDLLAGAGVRHRRLSMGVQTFDPGWLKRMGRDAFGDEGDIRRVIEGAHRRGFTVSADMLFNLPGASLQHALEDVRKAVSLGLDQVCVYNLVLTEKLPTVWARNVGLLDAMPTGDKAVETWLAVRDLLLEQGYVQTTLTNFERAEVASTPRRFTYELASFDPEHRDALGFGPGALSTFTRADPKPVVRAIKWMNQPTSDGYSRAMTEYQRAVATTFSYLPLDLSLLHLTRNLARLRIDGAAYERVFGSSPFEDFASSFELFEEARLLRREGPVAHLTPEGMFYADSIAGLLAHPMLALRRQWDKEGDGSHMG is encoded by the coding sequence ATGTCACGCCCCCAGCGGCATCGCCTGCTGCAGGGCTACCCCATGGCCCCTGTCATGGAGGAAGCACATGTCGCCCATGACCCGCTCCACGAGTTCGACGTCGACCCCTCCCGGTCGCTCATCATCGGCGTGCTTCCCCACACCTATTGCAATCCCAAGGTGAAGGGCTGCGGCTTCTGCACCTTTCCCCACGAAAAGCTCGCCAACGGCCCCATGCGGCGCACCGTCGAGCAGGTCGCCATCGAAATCGAGCGCACCGTCCGAAGGCATCCATCGCTGAAGGCGCGCACCATCGACGCGGTCTACTTCGGTGGAGGCACGGCCAACCTGACGCCGCCCGAAGGATTCGAGCGCCTCCTCTCCGCGCTCGGGAGCGCCTTCGACCTGCGCGGCGCGGAGCTCACGCTCGAGGGCGTCCCCCGGTACTTCCTGCTCCATGACGAAGCCCTCCTCGACCTGCTGGCGGGGGCCGGCGTCCGGCACCGGCGTCTGAGCATGGGCGTCCAGACCTTCGACCCGGGTTGGCTCAAGCGCATGGGACGCGACGCCTTCGGGGACGAGGGCGACATCCGTCGGGTCATCGAGGGCGCGCATCGACGCGGGTTCACCGTCTCCGCGGACATGCTCTTCAACCTGCCAGGGGCCTCGCTCCAACACGCGCTGGAGGACGTGCGCAAGGCCGTCTCGCTCGGACTCGACCAGGTCTGCGTCTACAACCTGGTCCTCACGGAGAAGCTCCCCACCGTGTGGGCGAGGAACGTGGGCCTGCTCGACGCGATGCCCACGGGGGACAAGGCGGTGGAGACCTGGCTGGCCGTCCGCGACCTGCTGCTGGAGCAGGGCTATGTGCAGACCACGCTCACCAACTTCGAGCGGGCGGAGGTCGCGAGCACCCCTCGGCGCTTCACGTATGAGCTCGCGAGCTTCGACCCCGAGCACCGGGATGCGCTGGGCTTCGGCCCGGGCGCCCTCTCCACCTTCACCCGCGCGGACCCGAAGCCCGTGGTCCGCGCCATCAAGTGGATGAACCAACCGACGAGCGACGGCTACAGCCGCGCCATGACCGAGTACCAGCGCGCGGTCGCCACCACGTTCAGCTACCTGCCCCTGGACCTGAGCCTGCTCCACCTCACGCGCAACCTGGCCCGACTCCGGATTGACGGCGCCGCGTACGAGCGCGTCTTCGGGAGCAGTCCGTTCGAGGACTTCGCCTCCAGCTTCGAGCTGTTCGAGGAGGCGCGGCTCCTCCGGAGGGAGGGCCCCGTCGCGCACCTCACGCCGGAGGGCATGTTCTACGCGGACTCCATCGCGGGGCTGCTCGCCCACCCGATGCTCGCGCTGCGACGTCAGTGGGACAAGGAGGGGGACGGCAGCCACATGGGCTGA
- a CDS encoding FG-GAP-like repeat-containing protein, with amino-acid sequence MMLQVHARGFAATLLWGWMVLCAGCGSEGGDRRPPPKPGPEVTLPGAPTDVQALAGVRSAQVSWTAPSSNGGSAIVKYTVTCSGGVTTTTTGATNVVVSGLVDGTRYTFQVRATNAVGDGPESGSSPSVTTLSPPGAPRILDVIPGNSTLRVSWAPPDADGGAGVPSYSVELLDAATPRSQTTMDTGVELTGLTPETEYQVIVRAVNAVGMGPPSEPRLSKTRCDHVGWTKLPSVPVEAELRALVAGDFDPDGKPDLAGTRMAETTVASYLGQGEGRLRKQGELVVGAEPQRLLTGDFNGDSVLDLAVLNTRSMTVSVLPGFGDGAFSAGRSALTGAGPWSMTTADLDGDGALDVLTVNTSLATGSSTLSWMQGNGFGSLTRQDFNLSFVALTVTTADFDGDGHLDVALPASLGSDVYVYFGSGDSNTFRSGARYSAQNQPKHVAAADFNHDGRADLLVTSKGDGFNAPAVSVGLGRGNGTFDAAKRFNVLGEVGELLLADFDRDGHLDVAVTHDASKTVSFLRGLGDGSFAARQDVVLDAIPRGLAAGNFSGGDRLELMVSQLGSTSLSLLTTACLP; translated from the coding sequence ATGATGCTTCAGGTGCATGCGCGCGGCTTCGCGGCCACGCTGTTGTGGGGATGGATGGTGCTGTGCGCGGGGTGTGGCTCGGAGGGAGGTGACAGGCGCCCTCCGCCGAAGCCGGGGCCCGAGGTGACGTTGCCGGGAGCGCCGACGGACGTCCAGGCGTTGGCGGGTGTCCGCTCCGCACAGGTGAGCTGGACGGCGCCCAGCTCGAATGGTGGCAGTGCCATCGTGAAGTACACGGTGACGTGCTCCGGAGGTGTCACCACCACGACGACCGGTGCCACGAACGTGGTGGTGTCCGGGCTCGTCGACGGCACGCGCTACACCTTCCAGGTCCGCGCCACCAACGCCGTGGGGGACGGGCCGGAGTCCGGCTCTTCGCCCTCCGTGACGACGCTGTCCCCGCCGGGCGCTCCGCGAATCCTCGACGTCATCCCTGGCAACTCGACGCTGCGGGTGAGCTGGGCGCCGCCCGACGCGGATGGCGGGGCGGGGGTCCCGTCGTATTCCGTCGAGCTCCTCGACGCCGCCACCCCTCGCTCCCAGACGACGATGGACACCGGCGTGGAGCTCACCGGGTTGACGCCGGAGACGGAGTATCAGGTCATCGTCCGCGCGGTGAACGCGGTGGGGATGGGGCCACCCTCGGAGCCCCGGCTGTCGAAGACCCGGTGTGACCACGTCGGCTGGACGAAGCTCCCGTCTGTCCCCGTGGAGGCGGAGCTCCGGGCGCTGGTGGCGGGGGACTTCGACCCGGATGGGAAGCCCGACCTCGCCGGGACCCGGATGGCCGAGACGACCGTGGCGAGCTACCTCGGACAGGGAGAGGGGCGCTTGCGCAAACAGGGCGAGCTCGTCGTCGGCGCGGAGCCCCAGCGACTCCTCACCGGTGATTTCAACGGCGACTCGGTGCTGGACCTGGCGGTGCTCAACACGCGGAGCATGACGGTGAGCGTGCTGCCTGGGTTCGGGGACGGCGCCTTCTCCGCGGGGCGCAGCGCACTCACGGGGGCGGGGCCCTGGTCGATGACGACCGCGGACCTCGATGGTGATGGGGCCCTGGATGTCCTCACCGTCAACACGAGCCTCGCGACGGGAAGCTCGACGCTGAGCTGGATGCAGGGCAATGGATTCGGGTCCCTCACCCGGCAGGACTTCAACCTGTCCTTCGTCGCGCTCACCGTCACCACGGCGGACTTTGATGGGGACGGGCACCTGGATGTGGCGCTCCCCGCGTCGCTCGGCTCCGACGTCTATGTCTACTTCGGCTCGGGGGACAGCAACACGTTCCGCTCCGGCGCTCGCTACTCGGCCCAGAACCAGCCCAAGCACGTGGCGGCGGCGGACTTCAATCACGATGGCAGGGCGGACCTGTTGGTGACCAGCAAGGGCGATGGCTTCAACGCGCCCGCGGTGAGCGTGGGCCTGGGCCGCGGCAACGGCACCTTCGATGCCGCGAAGCGCTTCAACGTGCTGGGCGAGGTCGGGGAGCTGCTCCTGGCGGACTTCGACCGGGATGGCCACCTGGACGTCGCGGTGACGCACGATGCGTCGAAGACCGTCAGCTTCCTACGCGGCCTGGGCGATGGCTCGTTCGCGGCCAGGCAGGACGTGGTCCTGGACGCCATTCCGCGCGGGCTCGCGGCCGGGAACTTCAGCGGTGGTGACAGGCTGGAGTTGATGGTGAGTCAGCTGGGCTCGACGTCCCTCTCGCTGTTGACGACGGCCTGTCTGCCCTGA
- a CDS encoding CPBP family intramembrane glutamic endopeptidase, with amino-acid sequence MRSVFRDASGGVRNGWKILGCLALTGALLAALSFVQGLLPKSVRWFLPGAHWAFAAALLASWACVRWEREPLASLGLKLDGRWVRDMVVGTSGGTALLGSVAAGVWLAGGFELTRTQDAGLGLVLRAAWMMWGAALFEEVLFRGYVFQRLIRGVGERWAQGVVAVLFCLAHPFQAQMSASTQALAMLNTFLAGLLLGLCYLRTRSLALPVGVHLGWNWAMNCLGFSVSGNSFKGFWTPVYLDRPEWLTGGEYGLEGSVIGVVLLLVAVVAMALWKGTASADVSRGGKHEADQAVGHPVT; translated from the coding sequence ATGCGGTCTGTTTTTCGTGACGCGAGCGGTGGTGTGCGCAACGGGTGGAAGATTTTGGGCTGCCTCGCGCTCACCGGGGCGTTGCTGGCGGCGTTGTCCTTCGTGCAGGGGCTGTTGCCCAAGTCGGTGCGGTGGTTCTTGCCGGGGGCGCACTGGGCCTTCGCCGCGGCGCTGCTCGCGAGCTGGGCGTGCGTGCGGTGGGAGCGGGAGCCGCTGGCGTCGTTGGGGTTGAAGCTGGATGGGCGGTGGGTCCGTGACATGGTGGTGGGGACGTCGGGCGGCACGGCGCTGCTCGGCAGCGTGGCGGCGGGCGTGTGGCTCGCCGGTGGGTTCGAGCTGACGCGCACGCAGGACGCGGGCCTGGGGCTGGTGCTCCGCGCGGCGTGGATGATGTGGGGCGCGGCGCTGTTCGAGGAGGTGCTGTTCCGGGGCTATGTGTTCCAGCGGCTCATCCGTGGGGTGGGCGAGCGCTGGGCCCAGGGCGTGGTGGCGGTGCTCTTCTGTCTGGCGCACCCGTTCCAGGCCCAGATGAGCGCGAGCACGCAGGCGTTGGCGATGCTCAACACGTTCCTGGCGGGGTTGCTGCTGGGGTTGTGCTACCTGCGGACGCGGAGCCTCGCGTTGCCGGTGGGGGTGCACCTGGGTTGGAACTGGGCGATGAACTGCCTGGGCTTCAGTGTGAGCGGCAACTCGTTCAAGGGCTTCTGGACGCCGGTGTACCTGGACCGCCCGGAGTGGCTCACGGGCGGCGAATACGGGCTGGAGGGCTCCGTCATCGGCGTGGTGCTATTGCTGGTGGCGGTGGTGGCGATGGCGCTCTGGAAGGGCACGGCCTCCGCGGACGTGTCACGAGGCGGGAAGCACGAGGCCGACCAGGCCGTGGGCCACCCAGTGACCTAG
- a CDS encoding MarR family winged helix-turn-helix transcriptional regulator: MERGLGTRLRHLLELLDGAVGAEYEADGHTYRPRYTPVMRALLAREPSTLGQIAQAAGITQPAATQTVTLMVQEGLLSSEPGPSDARQRSIRLTEAGRALVPWLQVRWAATADAAARLDEELPAPLSEVLDAAIRALEAKPFGARIAESRERLEKSQKKSRKPSMR, from the coding sequence ATGGAGAGAGGGCTGGGTACGAGGCTGCGTCACCTGCTGGAGCTGTTGGATGGCGCGGTGGGCGCGGAGTACGAGGCGGACGGGCACACCTATCGGCCGCGCTACACGCCGGTGATGCGGGCGCTCCTGGCGCGGGAGCCGTCGACGCTGGGACAGATTGCCCAGGCGGCGGGAATCACCCAGCCCGCGGCGACGCAGACGGTGACGCTGATGGTGCAGGAGGGGCTGCTCTCGTCAGAGCCGGGGCCCTCCGACGCGCGTCAGCGCTCGATTCGGCTCACGGAGGCGGGGCGGGCGCTGGTGCCCTGGCTGCAGGTGCGGTGGGCCGCGACCGCGGACGCGGCGGCGCGGCTGGACGAGGAGCTGCCCGCGCCCTTGTCGGAGGTGCTCGACGCGGCCATTCGCGCGCTGGAGGCGAAGCCCTTCGGCGCGCGCATCGCGGAGTCGAGGGAGCGGTTGGAGAAGTCGCAGAAGAAATCACGCAAGCCATCGATGCGCTGA
- a CDS encoding S41 family peptidase, with amino-acid sequence MTHALPRRIALWSLALLCLTAGAPPAAAPVDTAASLRAERRVRLVKLWGEVRFRHPWAFSLPAEWDAAFLAALPKVEAARDAREYAAAVQGMLAVLGDSATLVEPETPVVRKDPAPALRPLKSWEKDVLVLDLRNLLGPEAFATFRELTTTLDVEAARARAVVLDLRMRGLERHGASWVLPRLLPHFIEGELSVPGLREVAHAGLRAQDGTDGLYRTELVAASSELLAGTPGRKPARLVVLVDEDSVLDVAILALRAQGKALLVAEGPLSIASLNHQLPVPLGEGYQALVSMDEPVLPLEADVKRPSRATTTGPDEGMRQALALANRPPKASAAAQVSRPVPAWRPEPAYPDALHPARELRLLAGAKLWNVVQYFFPYHSLLSRPWEERLPALLEKLEAAKDAQAYALTLAEAATWLEDGHAQMRGHPELERFFGFPLPIWVSDIDGKAVVLEVFVPEAVPGLAVGDVIETFNGEPFEARARRFAPYVAVSTPQMLRDFRLRRAASAPDGTVSTLGVRGPQGFREVKGTHRRGIPPQAQVGSPWRMLEGNIGFVDLGLLEEQQVPAMFEALKDTRGIVFDLRDYPRGTMWALGPYLDVKGSRPYAVYECPVVRGLRSSHLKSSDAVPRRPGPKYRGRTVTLIDARAISQAEHTGLLLEATTDTVFVGSPTTGTDGDVTRAVLPGGVSFSFTGQAVLHGDGRQLQKKGLEPHVKVRPTLAGLQAGRDELLERALQVLREEPAPKSATRKE; translated from the coding sequence ATGACGCACGCGCTGCCCCGGCGAATCGCCCTGTGGTCGCTGGCCCTCTTGTGTCTCACGGCAGGCGCGCCGCCGGCCGCGGCCCCCGTCGACACCGCCGCATCGCTCCGCGCGGAGCGCCGGGTTCGGCTGGTGAAGTTGTGGGGCGAGGTCCGCTTCCGGCACCCCTGGGCCTTCTCCCTGCCCGCGGAGTGGGACGCGGCCTTCCTCGCCGCGCTCCCCAAGGTGGAGGCCGCGCGGGATGCGCGCGAGTACGCCGCCGCCGTGCAAGGGATGCTCGCGGTGCTCGGTGATTCGGCCACGCTGGTGGAGCCCGAGACGCCCGTCGTGCGCAAGGATCCCGCGCCGGCGCTGCGCCCGCTCAAGAGCTGGGAGAAGGACGTCCTGGTCCTGGACCTGCGCAACCTCTTGGGGCCCGAGGCCTTCGCGACCTTCCGCGAGCTGACCACCACGCTCGACGTGGAGGCCGCCCGGGCGCGCGCGGTGGTGCTGGACCTGCGCATGCGGGGGCTCGAGCGCCATGGCGCCTCGTGGGTCTTGCCGAGGCTGCTGCCGCACTTCATCGAAGGTGAGCTGAGCGTGCCGGGGCTGCGCGAGGTGGCCCACGCGGGGCTGCGCGCTCAGGACGGCACGGACGGCCTTTATCGCACCGAGCTCGTCGCCGCCTCCAGTGAGCTGCTCGCGGGCACGCCGGGCCGGAAGCCCGCGCGGCTCGTGGTCCTGGTCGATGAGGACTCCGTGCTCGACGTCGCCATCCTGGCGCTGCGCGCCCAGGGCAAGGCGCTCCTGGTGGCCGAGGGCCCGCTGAGCATCGCGTCGCTGAATCACCAGCTCCCCGTGCCGCTGGGCGAGGGCTACCAGGCGCTGGTGAGCATGGACGAGCCGGTGTTGCCGCTGGAGGCGGACGTGAAGCGGCCTTCGCGCGCGACGACGACGGGACCCGACGAGGGGATGCGGCAGGCGCTCGCGCTGGCGAACCGGCCCCCCAAGGCCTCGGCGGCGGCGCAGGTCTCCAGGCCCGTCCCCGCCTGGCGTCCCGAGCCGGCGTATCCGGATGCGCTCCATCCCGCACGGGAGCTGAGGCTGCTCGCGGGGGCCAAGCTCTGGAACGTGGTGCAGTACTTCTTCCCCTACCACTCGCTGCTGAGCCGTCCCTGGGAGGAGCGGCTGCCCGCGCTGCTGGAGAAGCTGGAGGCCGCGAAGGATGCCCAGGCGTATGCGCTGACGTTGGCGGAGGCCGCCACGTGGCTCGAGGACGGGCACGCGCAGATGCGAGGACACCCCGAGCTCGAGCGCTTCTTCGGCTTCCCGCTGCCCATCTGGGTCTCCGACATCGACGGCAAGGCCGTGGTGCTGGAGGTGTTCGTCCCGGAGGCCGTGCCGGGATTGGCCGTGGGGGATGTCATCGAGACCTTCAATGGCGAGCCCTTCGAGGCGAGGGCCCGTCGCTTCGCGCCCTACGTGGCGGTCTCGACGCCGCAGATGCTGCGGGACTTCCGCCTGCGTCGCGCGGCGTCGGCGCCGGACGGCACCGTGTCCACGTTGGGGGTGCGGGGCCCCCAGGGCTTCCGGGAGGTGAAGGGCACGCATCGGCGCGGGATTCCGCCCCAGGCGCAGGTGGGCAGCCCCTGGCGGATGCTGGAGGGCAACATCGGCTTCGTGGATCTGGGGCTGCTGGAGGAGCAGCAGGTGCCCGCGATGTTCGAGGCCCTGAAGGACACGCGCGGCATCGTGTTCGACCTGCGCGACTATCCGCGCGGCACGATGTGGGCGCTCGGGCCGTACCTCGACGTGAAGGGCTCGCGTCCGTATGCCGTGTACGAGTGCCCCGTGGTCCGGGGCCTGCGCTCGAGCCACCTGAAGTCCAGCGACGCCGTGCCTCGACGCCCGGGCCCGAAGTACCGGGGCCGCACGGTGACGCTCATCGACGCGCGCGCCATCAGCCAGGCCGAGCACACGGGCCTCCTGCTGGAGGCCACCACGGACACCGTCTTCGTGGGCAGCCCCACCACGGGGACGGATGGCGACGTCACCCGGGCGGTGCTGCCCGGAGGGGTGTCGTTCTCCTTCACCGGGCAGGCGGTGCTGCACGGCGATGGGCGGCAGCTCCAGAAGAAGGGACTGGAGCCCCACGTCAAGGTGAGGCCCACGCTCGCGGGGCTCCAGGCGGGACGGGACGAGCTGCTCGAGCGCGCCCTGCAGGTGCTGCGCGAGGAGCCTGCGCCGAAGTCCGCCACCCGGAAGGAGTGA
- a CDS encoding DUF808 domain-containing protein, protein MAGSSLIALIDDIATILDDVSILTKVAAKKTAGVLGDDLALNAQQVTGVNADRELPVVWAVAKGSLVNKAILVPAALAISALAPWLVTPLLMLGGAYLCFEGFEKIAHKFLHGAEDEAHKAELREALANPAVDLVAMEKEKIKGAVRTDFILSAEIIAITLGTVAAATFATRVSVLVGIAVIMTLGVYGLVAGIVKLDDVGLYLSRQAGGFQRSLGGGILRAAPMLMKFLSVAGTAAMFLVGGGILVHGVSTLHHLEESFTTWASSAPGVGSILGGLAPMLLNGAVGLGAGGVLVLLFTLGQKLVKKKS, encoded by the coding sequence ATGGCTGGCAGCAGTCTGATTGCGCTCATCGACGACATCGCGACCATCCTGGATGACGTCTCCATCCTGACGAAGGTGGCGGCGAAGAAGACGGCAGGCGTGCTCGGAGACGACCTGGCGCTCAACGCCCAGCAGGTGACGGGCGTGAACGCGGACCGCGAGCTGCCGGTGGTGTGGGCGGTGGCGAAGGGCTCACTGGTCAACAAGGCCATCCTGGTGCCCGCGGCGCTGGCCATCAGCGCGCTGGCGCCCTGGCTGGTGACGCCGCTCTTGATGCTGGGCGGCGCCTACCTGTGCTTCGAGGGCTTCGAGAAGATCGCCCACAAGTTCCTGCACGGCGCGGAGGACGAGGCGCACAAGGCGGAGCTGCGCGAGGCGCTGGCGAACCCGGCCGTGGACCTGGTGGCGATGGAGAAGGAGAAGATCAAGGGCGCGGTGCGCACCGACTTCATCCTCTCCGCCGAAATCATCGCGATTACGTTGGGCACCGTGGCCGCGGCGACCTTCGCCACCCGCGTCTCGGTGCTGGTGGGCATCGCCGTCATCATGACGTTGGGCGTGTACGGGCTGGTGGCCGGCATCGTGAAGCTGGACGACGTGGGGCTCTACCTCAGCCGTCAGGCCGGTGGCTTCCAGCGCAGCCTGGGCGGGGGCATCCTCCGCGCGGCGCCGATGCTGATGAAGTTCCTGTCCGTGGCGGGCACGGCGGCCATGTTCCTGGTGGGCGGCGGCATCCTCGTGCACGGCGTCTCCACCCTGCATCACCTGGAGGAGTCGTTCACCACCTGGGCCTCTTCGGCGCCCGGCGTGGGCAGCATCCTGGGCGGCCTTGCCCCCATGCTGCTCAACGGCGCGGTGGGGCTGGGCGCGGGCGGCGTGCTGGTGCTGCTCTTCACGCTGGGCCAGAAGCTGGTGAAGAAGAAGTCGTAG
- a CDS encoding TrmB family transcriptional regulator, whose protein sequence is MNADEGLVALGFTEVEARVYCELLKGAPATGYRLAQALGKAPPSIYQALSSLEHKGAVLVEEGEPRSFRPVPPDEVLAALQRGFETRRSEAASALRKLHTPAQDDRIYHLKSTAQVMERARTMIASATEQVLFDLFPPPFTALVPALTEASARSVAIAGLVYDETPKVPFDCVLSSNAAFVRERWPGAQLTLVVDAREFLVALLTPDGAGLRQALWSDSGYLSCLQHSGLSAEVRLSAPPAARARLSRAFSLVGSSPPGLRQLVGQPSTPQRGNTP, encoded by the coding sequence ATGAACGCGGATGAAGGGCTGGTGGCGCTCGGGTTCACCGAGGTCGAGGCGCGGGTGTACTGCGAGTTGCTGAAGGGGGCGCCGGCCACCGGGTACCGCCTGGCGCAGGCGCTGGGGAAGGCGCCGCCGAGCATCTACCAGGCGCTGTCGTCGCTCGAGCACAAGGGGGCGGTGCTGGTGGAGGAAGGCGAGCCGCGCTCGTTTCGTCCCGTGCCCCCGGACGAGGTGCTCGCCGCGCTGCAGCGGGGCTTCGAGACGCGCAGGAGCGAGGCGGCGAGCGCGCTGCGCAAGCTGCACACGCCCGCGCAGGACGACCGCATCTACCATCTCAAGAGCACCGCGCAGGTGATGGAGCGCGCGAGGACGATGATTGCCTCGGCCACCGAGCAGGTGCTCTTCGACCTCTTCCCACCGCCCTTCACCGCGCTCGTCCCGGCGCTCACGGAGGCGAGCGCCCGGAGCGTGGCCATCGCGGGGCTCGTCTACGACGAGACGCCCAAGGTCCCCTTCGACTGCGTGCTGTCCTCCAACGCGGCGTTCGTGCGCGAGCGCTGGCCGGGCGCCCAGCTCACGCTCGTGGTCGACGCGCGCGAGTTCCTGGTCGCGCTGCTCACCCCGGACGGCGCGGGCCTCCGGCAGGCCCTCTGGAGCGACAGCGGCTACCTCTCCTGTCTGCAGCACAGCGGGCTGTCCGCGGAGGTGCGGCTGAGCGCGCCCCCGGCCGCGCGCGCGCGACTGTCACGCGCCTTCTCCCTCGTCGGCTCGAGCCCGCCCGGCCTGCGACAGCTCGTGGGCCAGCCCTCCACCCCCCAGCGCGGAAACACCCCATGA